One window of the Strix uralensis isolate ZFMK-TIS-50842 chromosome 3, bStrUra1, whole genome shotgun sequence genome contains the following:
- the ZNF292 gene encoding zinc finger protein 292 isoform X3 has translation MRIKHLMKTKQLTQATALAKLCSDHPEISAKGNFKQTYLVCLCSGSPNEKLMEEIAEVDCKDALEMICNLESDGDEKSALILCAAFLSRQLQQGEMYCAWELTLFWSKLQQRVEPSIQVYLERCRQLSVLTKTVYHIFFLIKVINSEIDGAGLATCIELCVKALRLESSENTDVKISICKTISCLLPDDLEVKRACQLSEFLLEPTVDAYYAVEMLYNQPDQKYDEENLPIPNSLRCELLLVLKTQWPFDPEFWDWKTLKRQCLALMGEEASIVSSIDELNDSEVYEKVEDCQEETKETSVNGLAGTFDEATSLLKDIGDEKQKKREIKKLRERGFISARFRNWQAYMQYCVLCDKEFLGHRIVRHAQKHYKDGIYSCPICAQNFNSKENFVPHVTFHVKKSSKERLAAMKPLRRLGRPPKITTANENQKTHSVSKQEQRPIKKNSLYSTDFIVFNDNDGSDDENDDKDKPYIPEIVPVQKPLPVNEFTCPVTFCKKGFKYFKNLIAHAKGHKDNEEAKRFLEMQSKKVICQYCRRHFVSVTHLNDHLQMHCGSKPYICIQMKCKAGFNSYAELLTHRKEHQVFRAKCMFPKCGRVFSEAYLLYDHEAQHYNTYTCKVTGCGKVYRSQNELEKHLDDHNKQPEKVQQPESQTNQPDLSQPSKANENTDGVAVKEELTSPLADNRSSFTEGENVVWNQIKAEPAGNESVNASVTILQQSDSLPNAGSEQSPTGSVKTEVVIPASSIKVPAVNQKIRDNFVKRGKLGATASKVDTTKPGAQQLCSSVDSCLPVFQERKEEDCLSQTQNIQNISVTSDTLKPEDLESKSLERQVSIVNPFSVQNQAGYRNNVPISKLEIEDSIKAAANLYNLPLKTLESITFIPSQPNINSSLVPAVSPAAPVQKFNCQVEGCTRTYNSSQSIGKHMKAAHPDQYAAFKMQRKNKKPRKSSNLQNVPNDGKIVYLMPSQVGNPSGAAFTSQNKSNLNPTCSSQVQQVSSTLFPTHLENLASPMLPVVESVINPSLSTRIKSEPESVLCSQMENLSGANLPSQLDDLAKTVMPLNIDGGSDPFLPLPAENGPMSLFPSSVENPPNSVFSQLENNTNDFSSQLEGNTSSAFPKEETVDQIFPSRLSNENNFNETSTQHPASEKVKKDRGRGPNGKERKPKHNKRAKWPAIIRDGKFICSRCFRVFTNPRSLGGHLSKRSYCKPLEGSEISQEALQANGQSLLASMILSSNSLNLQQPQESAFNPETCFKDPSFLQLLAAENRSTALLQTMFPRANVTNFNNGGNEEGNQIIKQTLETAGIPSTFDNTEVLPHVVTTSCVTGTTQINASVLSNSTASPLLQTVCNPSTLLTDQNRTLNAKIPPINECKSLPVFVTEDLMLKTVENGLCPSSFSNTVAAPQNFAGSSSRVSVISSPKNSGSSNLNKKGTSASKRKRKSTTPLLAPNMSQKVTVDNTTTVGLLVKSTEGKVQIQGESFQSNLVANCGSQAVVENLTQKLNNVDNQLFMASIKENFKTDLEARTTLPPLTVKTENGDSQMMTVNSCAQANSEEQISEDNVMQNFEKTLEIIKTAMNSQILEVKTEIQDTVTASGQTSQVNNAQASSGSSAHGIKLPTPAQFVMHAGNVTTAKSSSTQSETSQKDDIQILEILEGLQKLKLENDSPIQVSETVSQCLPADTLAPAVPVVSTENKPLVQISSEASNIQFSDKVNKPFVCQDPGCNYSAMTKDALFKHYGKVHQYTAEMILEIKKHQLKYAPFKCVVATCPKTFTRNSNLRAHCQLVHHFTTEEMVKLKIKRPYGRRSQNETVNTAPRPVEIKTLPTLIIENKTPAPLVKEAQVKEVVEPVKVLEKLLPENNIPEKLEKPPQAVSVPLEQHNAASFGSTQAQPKVCKARRYRKEKEERKRRKPVTKSLEFPTRYSPYRPYRCVHQGCFAAFTIQQNLILHYQAVHKSDLPAFSAEVEEENELGKEERDEVETKPAVREFRCEVNDCSRIFQEVTSLIQHYMKLHDMTPEQIGNMKSAPEAGRFSCDQSQCKSSFTAYLNYIVHLEADHGIKIRPNKVEDDGVFKCDCEGCDRIYATRSNLLRHIFNKHNDKHKDHLIRPRRLTPGQENISSKANQEKPLKSKQRGLKNRSGKEGNRLSVKTKRKKSVNLENKNSKGMQVQENKAYSLKRGKHVYSIKARNDALSECTSRFITQYPCMIKGCSSVVTSESNIIRHYKCHKLSKAFTSQHRNLLIVSKKLSVSQVKEASCEQEETDKKSDVKEPEPSSVASNNDSSTSTLPQKETEKGEKDEVDELTELFITKLINEDCSSAENQAKISSSVNSDLQETSSCPSEKQKSNNLKRANKEKNVSQNKRRRAEKTEEVLPVDVSSMHREEETAVAIQTAEEQPAAFDWSSFKPMGFEVSFLKFLEESAVKQKKNTERDYHSGGTKKGSHSNSRKSTEKTSIASNNVTWSCSESETLVPFANPSQLPGGDNVKIVLDKTFKDCTECVLKQLQDMKPTVSMRKLEGRWEDNPEVTAAKVIVMSTE, from the coding sequence ATCGATGGTGCTGGACTTGCAACCTGCATTGAACTGTGCGTGAAAGCATTGCGCTTGGAATCTAGTGAAAATACAGATGTCAAGATATCTATTTGCAAGACTATCTCCTGTTTGCTACCAGATGATTTGGAGGTTAAACGTGCTTGTCAGCTCAGTGAATTTCTTCTCGAACCCACTGTGGATGCATATTATGCTGTTGAAATGCTATATAATCAGCCTGACCAGAAGTATGATGAAGAGAATCTTCCAATACCAAATTCTTTACGCTGTGAGCTCTTACTTGTACTGAAAACTCAGTGGCCTTTTGATCCAGAATTCTGGGACTGGAAAACTCTCAAGCGTCAGTGTCTGGCACTAATGGGAGAGGAGGCATCCATCGTGTCATCAATAGACGAACTAAACGATAGTGAAGTTTATGAGAAGGTTGAGGATTGCCAAGAAGAGACTAAAGAAACTTCTGTGAATGGGCTTGCTGGCACTTTCGATGAAGCTACTAGCCTTCTTAAGGATATTggagatgaaaagcagaaaaagagagaaattaaaaaactgAGAGAGAGGGGGTTCATATCAGCTAGATTTAGGAACTGGCAAGCTTATATGCAGTATTGTGTGTTATGCGACAAAGAATTCCTGGGTCATAGAATAGTTaggcatgcacagaaacattATAAAGATGGAATTTACAGTTGCCCTATTTGTGCCCAAAATTTTAATTCTAAAGAAAACTTTGTTCCCCATGTAacttttcatgttaaaaaatcCAGCAAAGAGAGATTGGCTGCTATGAAACCACTGAGAAGACTGGGAAGGCCTCCTAAAATAACAACTGCCAACGAGAATCAGAAAACTCATTCTGTATCCAAACAGGAGCAGCGACCCATTAAGAAGAACAGTCTCTATTCAACAGACTTCATTGTGTTTAATGATAACGATGGCTCAGATGATGAGAACGATGACAAAGATAAACCTTACATACCAGAGATAGTGCCAGTTCAAAAGCCACTACCTGTTAATGAATTTACCTGCCCTGTAACATTTTGTAAAAAGGgctttaaatatttcaaaaatctaATAGCACATGCAAAGGGGCATAAAGATAATGAAGAAGCTAAACGTTTTCttgaaatgcaaagcaaaaaagTGATTTGCCAGTACTGTAGACGACATTTTGTAAGTGTTACTCACCTGAATGATCATTTACAAATGCACTGTGGCAGCAAGCCTTATATCTGCATACAGATGAAATGTAAGGCTGGTTTTAACAGTTACGCTGAGCTGCTGACACACAGGAAAGAGCATCAAGTCTTCAGAGCAAAGTGTATGTTTCCTAAATGTGGCAGAGTGTTTTCTGAAGCCTATTTACTCTACGATCACGAAGCACAACACTATAATACCTATACCTGCAAAGTCACAGGCTGCGGAAAGGTATACCGTTCTCAGAATGAACTGGAAAAGCACCTTGACGATCACAACAAGCAGCCTGAAAAAGTGCAACAGCCTGAGAGCCAGACTAATCAGCCTGATTTAAGTCAACCTTCTAAAGCTAATGAAAATACCGATGGAGTTGCTGTTAAAGAGGAACTGACATCTCCTCTGGCTGACAACCGAAGTAGTTTTACCGAAGGAGAAAACGTTGTCTGGAATCAAATCAAAGCAGAACCAGCAGGGAATGAAAGTGTAAATGCATCAGTGACTATATTGCAGCAAAGTGATTCCTTGCCTAATGCTGGTTCGGAGCAGTCTCCTACGGGTTCAGTGAAGACAGAAGTGGTAATTCCAGCAAGCAGCATTAAGGTGCCAGCTGTTAACCAGAAGATCCGAGATAACTTTGTAAAAAGAGGTAAATTGGGTGCTACTGCTAGCAAAGTAGATACCACTAAACCTGGAGCCCAGCAGTTGTGCTCATCAGTTGACTCTTGTCTTCCAGTTTTccaagagagaaaggaagaagactGCCTCAGTCAGACTcagaatattcaaaatatttctgtgaccTCAGACACACTAAAACCAGAAGACCTTGAGTCGAAAAGCTTAGAAAGACAAGTGAGCATTGTAAATCCATTCAGCGTGCAGAATCAGGCAGGATATCGAAACAACGTACCCATTTCCAAACTTGAAATTGAAGACAGTATTAAGGCTGCAGCTAATCTATATAACCTGCCTTTAAAAACTTTAGAAAGTATTACATTTATTCCTTCACAGCCTAATATAAATAGCTCTTTAGTTCCAGCTGTGTCACCAGCAGCACCAGTTCAGAAATTTAATTGTCAGGTTGAGGGGTGTACTCGAACATACAACTCATCGCAGAGCATTGGCAAACATATGAAGGCAGCACACCCTGACCAAtatgctgcttttaaaatgcagcGTAAAAATAAGAAACCACGAAAATCCAGCAATCTGCAAAACGTGCCAAACGATGGGAAGATTGTATATCTTATGCCGTCGCAAGTGGGTAATCCCAGTGGTGCTGCTTTTACTTCACAGAACAAATCTAATTTGAATCCCACCTGTTCCAGTCAAGTGCAACAAGTCTCAAGTACACTTTTCCCAACCCACCTTGAAAATTTGGCCAGTCCTATGTTGCCTGTAGTGGAAAGTGTCATAAATCCAAGTTTGTCTACTCGTATTAAAAGTGAGCCTGAGAGTGTTTTATGTTCACAAATGGAAAATCTGTCTGGTGCAAATTTGCCTTCCCAGTTGGACGATCTGGCAAAAACGGTTATGCCTCTGAATATTGATGGCGGttcagatccttttcttcctttgcctgCAGAAAACGGTCCAATGTCTCTCTTTCCTTCATCAGTAGAGAATCCTCCAAATTCAGTCTTCTCACAACTGGAAAATAACACAAATGACTTTTCATCACAACTAGAAGGAAACACTAGTTCTGCTTTCCCAAAAGAGGAAACTGTTGATCAAATATTTCCCTCACGATTGAGTAATGAAAATAACTTCAATGAAACTAGTACTCAACATCCAGCTTCAGAGAAGGTGAAAAAAGATCGTGGCCGGGGCCcaaatgggaaagaaaggaagCCAAAACATAACAAGCGGGCGAAGTGGCCAGCAATAATTAGGGATGGCAAATTTATCTGTAGCAGGTGTTTCAGAGTTTTCACTAATCCTAGATCACTTGGTGGTCACTTATCTAAGAGGTCTTACTGTAAGCCCCTCGAAGGATCAGAAATTTCTCAAGAAGCTCTGCAGGCTAATGGACAGTCTTTGCTTGCCAGTATGATTCTTTCCTCAAATTCATTAAACTTGCAACAACCCCAGGAGTCTGCCTTCAATCCAGAGACGTGTTTTAAAGATCCATCATTCCTCCAGTTACTTGCAGCTGAAAATCGTTCCACAGCCTTACTGCAGACTATGTTTCCACGGGCCAATGTGACTAACTTTAATAATGGTGGTAATGAGGAAGGAAATCAAATTATAAAACAAACCTTGGAGACTGCAGGCATCCCAAGTACCTTTGATAACACAGAAGTACTTCCACATGTAGTTACAACAAGTTGTGTCACTGGTACAACTCAGATAAATGCATCTGTTCTCTCCAACTCGACTGCATCCCCTCTGCTGCAGACAGTCTGTAACCCCAGTACCCTGCTAACAGACCAAAACAGGACCCTCAATGCCAAAATTCCTCCAATAAATGAATGCAAGAGTTTGCCTGTTTTTGTAACAGAAGACTTAATGCTAAAGACTGTTGAAAATGGCTTATGTCCTAGCTCGTTTTCTAATACTGTTGCAGCACCACAAAACTTCGCAGGGAGCAGTTCACGAGTTTCAGTTATAAGTAGTCCCAAGAATTCAGGATCAAGCAACTTAAATAAGAAGGGAACCAGTGCttcaaagaggaagagaaaatcaaCTACGCCCTTGCTTGCACCCAATATGTCTCAGAAAGTAACAGTAGATAATACAACAACGGTGGGACTTCTGGTGAAAAGCACTGAAGGAAAAGTGCAAATACAGGGAGAAAGTTTTCAGTCCAACTTGGTGGCAAATTGTGGCTCTCAAGCAGTGGTGGAAAATCTCACGCAGAAACTGAATAATGTTGACAATCAGTTATTCATGGCCAGTATCAAAGAGAACTTCAAAACAGATCTCGAGGCTCGTACAACACTACCCCCTTTAACAGTAAAAACTGAAAATGGGGATTCCCAAATGATGACAGTAAATTCTTGTGCGCAAGCAAATTCAGAGGAACAGATTTCAGAAGACAATGTTATGCAGAACTTTGAGAAAACCCTGGAAATAATTAAAACTGCTATGAATTCACAGATACTTGAGgtgaaaactgaaattcaggaTACCGTCACTGCTTCAGGACAGACCTCGCAAGTAAATAACGCACAGGCTTCTTCGGGAAGTTCTGCACATGGTATAAAGCTACCCACTCCTGCACAGTTTGTCATGCATGCGGGGAATGTCACCACTGCAAAGAGTAGCTCTACTCAGTCTGAGACATCTCAAAAGGATGATATTCAAATACTGGAAATTTTGGAGGGCTTGCAAAAACTGAAACTAGAAAATGATTCTCCCATTCAGGTCTCTGAGACTGTTTCCCAGTGTCTTCCAGCAGATACACTAGCACCAGCAGTTCCTGTTGTGTCCACTGAAAATAAACCCCTCGTCCAGATATCTTCAGAGGCGAGTAACATTCAGTTTAGTGATAAAGTCAATAAGCCTTTTGTATGTCAGGATCCAGGCTGCAATTATAGTGCTATGACAAAAGATGCATTATTTAAACACTATGGCAAAGTTCATCAGTACACTGCAGAAATGATACTAGAAATTAAGAAACATCAACTGAAGTATGCCCCGTTCAAATGTGTTGTAGCTACCTGTCCAAAAACATTCACAAGAAACTCTAATCTCCGAGCACACTGTCAGCTTGTACATCATTTCACGACAGAGGAGatggtaaaattaaaaattaaaaggccTTATGGCAGAAGATCTCAAAATGAAACTGTAAACACAGCCCCACGACctgttgaaataaaaactttGCCGACACtaataatagaaaacaaaactccAGCTCCATTGGTCAAAGAAGCTCAAGTAAAGGAAGTTGTAGAGCCTGTAAAAGTCTTGGAAAAACTTCTACCAGAAAATAATATtcctgaaaaactggaaaaacctCCCCAGGCGGTTTCTGTTCCACTAGAGCAGCATAATGCAGCCTCTTTTGGTAGTACACAGGCACAACCCAAAGTATGCAAGGCTAGGCGgtacaggaaggaaaaagaggagagaaaacgTAGGAAGCCTGTAACAAAATCTCTGGAGTTTCCTACTAGATACAGCCCTTATAGACCATACCGGTGCGTCCATCAGGGCTGCTTCGCAGCTTTTACAATACAGCAAAACCTAATCCTTCATTACCAAGCTGTGCACAAATCAGACCTCCCCGCGTTCTCTGCCGAAGTGGAAGAGGAGAATGAGCTAGGCAAAGAGGAACGCGATGAGGTGGAAACCAAACCTGCCGTCAGAGAGTTCAGGTGTGAGGTGAATGACTGCTCTCGCATCTTCCAGGAAGTTACTAGCTTGATACAGCATTATATGAAGCTTCATGACATGACCCCAGAGCAAATTGGAAACATGAAATCGGCTCCAGAGGCCGGAAGGTTTTCCTGTGATCAGTCTCAATGTAAGTCTTCGTTTACAGCGTATCTTAACTACATTGTACATCTTGAGGCAGATCACGGTATTAAGATAAGGCCAAACAAAGTAGAAGATGACGGCGTATTCAAGTGTGACTGTGAAGGCTGTGACCGTATTTATGCTACTAGGTCTAACCTCTTGAGGCATATTTTTAACAAACATAACGACAAGCATAAAGATCATCTAATAAGACCCAGGAGACTGACCCCAGGTCAGGAAAACATTTCAAGCAAAGCAAATCAGGAGAAACCATTGAAGTCCAAACAGAGGGGACTAAAAAACAGATCTGGAAAAGAAGGTAACAGGCTGTCAGTGAAAACAAAACGAAAGAAGAGCGTGaacttggaaaacaaaaactCAAAAGGAATGCAAGTTCAAGAAAATAAGGCTTATTCACTGAAACGTGGCAAGCATGTGTATTCAATAAAGGCTAGAAACGATGCCTTATCGGAATGTACGAGCAGGTTCATAACTCAGTATCCATGTATGATAAAGGGATGTTCATCCGTAGTTACAAGTGAAAGTAACATCATAAGGCATTATAAATGTCATAAGCTGTCCAAAGCATTTACTTCCCAACACAGAAATCTTCTTATTGTATCTAAAAAGCTTTCTGTCTCGCAAGTAAAGGAAGCTTCTTGTGAGCAAGAGGAGACTGATAAAAAGAGTGATGTGAAAGAGCCTGAACCAAGTTCGGTAGCAAGCAATAATGATTCAAGCACATCTACGTTACcacaaaaggaaactgaaaaaggTGAGAAGGATGAAGTGGATGAACTGACAGAACTATTCATTACTAAACTGATTAATGAGGATTGCTCAAGTGCTGAAAACCAAGCAAAAATCTCTTCCAGTGTAAATAGTGACTTGCAGGAGACCAGCTCCTGCCcctcagaaaagcaaaaatcaaacaacttaaaaagagcaaacaaagaaaaaaatgtatctcaGAATAAGAGGAGGAGAGCTGAAAAAACTGAGGAAGTACTGCCTGTTGACGTGAGTAGCATGCACAGGGAGGAAGAGACTGCTGTCGCCATTCAAACGGCCGAAGAGCAACCTGCAGCTTTCGACTGGAGCTCTTTTAAGCCGATGGGTTTTGAAGTGTCATTCCTCAAGTTCCTTGAAGAGTCTGctgtgaaacaaaagaagaaCACCGAAAGAGACTACCATAGTGGTGGAACCAAAAAAGGATCCCATTCGAACTCACGAAAATCCACCGAGAAGACCTCCATAGCAAGTAATAATGTCACTTGGTCGTGTTCTGAATCTGAAACCCTTGTACCGTTTGCCAACCCATCACAGCTTCCAGGTGGTGATAACGTAAAGATAGTTTTAGACAAGACTTTTAAAGACTGCACTGAGTGTGTGTTGAAGCAACTTCAGGACATGAAACCTACTGTCAGTATGAGAAAGCTCGAAGGACGCTGGGAGGATAATCCAGAGGTTACAGCTGCAAAAGTAATTGTTATGAGTACCGAGTAA